Genomic segment of Candidatus Marsarchaeota archaeon:
CTCTGAAGATAGAGGTGCGGAAGTGCAGCGAAGGCGCTGAAATCGGCAGTTTGCTGAAAATTTAAAGCTAATAACGCGCCAACCGCGCTACAGGAAGTCCGATACCTGCCAGTACATAGCAACACATAAATCAATAAAAACATTTGGGTATATGTGTCATGCGGGCGATGCGATGGACGCTTATATAAGGATAAAGTTCAAGGGCATACACGGCAAACTGCAAACTGGATCTACGATTACAGCCACCACCTATAGTGTAACCGGCAGACCAGAGACCGAATCCGACAGGTTCGTCGCAGACGACGAGTTCAACGTATTCAAGATACAGCCAGTGATGGATGGCACTGAGGCGCTAATCACCCTTTATTCGGATAGCAAGGAGCGCAAGCTCGGCAGCACGCGCATCTCAGAGAAGGACGAATGGCACACCTTTTCGCCGAGCGTGGAGAGCGGAAACTCGATATTAGCAGAGCTCAACGATGTCTTGGTGCCGGAGAACACCGACGAGCTAGTGGTGGACGTCGTGCTATCCCACTTGATAAGCGACGACTGGCATGATATGTAATCGCAGTAAAACGGCATGCAAGTGCGCGATTTTTAGCTGTAAAGATATTACTATCCTCTCGGCGTGTTCCAAGCCCTCCGGGCCTCGGCATGGGCGCCTACATGTATTTTCTTATATCGTCCTTTGTAAGACCGGCTTGCTTGAGGATTGCGCCGAGAGTTCCCTGATCCAAATCGCCACCATGCATGGGTATTGTAGTGGAACGCTCAAAATTGCTTATAAAAATATGGCTACCCTTCTGCCTTATCGGTTTGAAGTTATAGTACTTTACCAGTATTGCAAGGAGTTTGGCAGGTTTTATAACGAGCCTCGGCATACCCTCAACTCAAGATTTAAGCATAGGCCAGTTGCTTTTCGCTCTTAAGTCCCGTGACTTTCATAGACTTTAAGGCCATCATCCCGTCTATCGCTACCTCGACAGCCTCCCTGATATTCTTCCTTAAGGCGGCCATGGTCTTCGCTCTAGTGACTACGTGCAACGAGGGTATTTCTGCAACCAGCCAGCCTTCGCTCTTGAAAATGCGCATATCCACCATGCTATCGGTATGCTTTGCAGGTTTAAAGTATATAAAGCGATAAGTTGAGGACTGCAAGACTAATATGGCCGCGACACAGCTTGAGCGGCTACGAAGCGTCGTAGCGGGATTGGGTCTCAAGCTGGGCTGTAAGCGGCAGACAGGTTAAGCGATTAGGGCCTCGCTGCAGCTCGCGGGCTCATCCTTCGCCCGCTCTAGCCTGCGGCTCGGCCGGCAGAGGATATTTACAATTTGGTTTGCAATAAGAGATAGGTGTGTTTATGGAACTGGAGCATGTTGTGATGAGGCGCTTGGAGTACCATTCAGGCACACGTGAAAATCCTGGCTTGGACATTCTCGTGCAGACAAAGAAAGAGGGGATGCCTATGCCGTATGCATCAAAGTTAAAAGTAGGCCAGACAGTGTGGCTAAAATGGGACGGCGGCCCGATAACCGCGAGGGCTAGGATAAGCTCTTGGCAGGCAGGTAGCGTGGATGACGGAAACGTAGAGAGGATAAGAGAGCTAACGAGGGGTACAGGGCTGTTCAAAAACAGCAAATACTGGGATGACCTGAGGAAGAAAGGGCCCAAAATCAATTTCATAGTGATAAGGCTATCTGGAGGGGAATGGATCAAGCAGCCGATCTATCCAGAGGCCAGGGCATACAGGCAGGGCTGGGTCTATATAGACAATGAAGAAAAGAGAAAGGCCTGGCTCGAAGGGTTGCCTGCACAAGAATGCGATGAGGAAACTATCCGCACAGGCATCCGTTTTGATGTTTTTCGTCGCGACAATTTTACTTGCCAATACTGCGGGCGCAAGCCTCCAGAAGTGGAACTTGAGGTTGACCACGTAATCCCTAGAGCGCTAGGCGGTTCAAACGACATAAGCAACCTGAAAACAGCGTGCAGGGAGTGCAACAGGGGAAAAGGGAAGAAGCCGTTAAATGGTCAGCAACTTCAATAAACATGAAGGCTGAATACGTAAAAAAATCATTGAGCTCGGCGCCGTTCTCGGCCCTTCGGGCCTCGGCATTTACTGACTCATTCGATATGTTCGTTAGTATCTGCAGCTTTGGGTTTGCCTGACGAAAGCACAATAATGCGGTCTCCATTGATATTGTTTGTTGCTATAACTCCATCCAGTATCTGCCTGTGCTTCTCAAGGAACTCCCTTAAGTCAAGTACAGCGTTGTAAACTTTGTTCTGCATTTCTGTGAATCTGTGCATGTCTCTGTCAGAAACCTCGCGTTTTCTCTTTTCAGACGAGAAACCTCTGAGCAACACGATTGCGTTTAGATCAACATTCAGCCTATCGCTGAATAGCATCGAGTACCTGTGCGCTTCATTGGCTAGGTTGGCCCCCTCCTTGCGGATTGCAGCAGCGTCCGCTCTGCTCTGCCCGGGAACTCGCTCTGCATTGGATTTCTTCGTGCTCGGCTGCTGAATGTTGTTTGATTCTTTTTGGATTTTCATCCGATTACCAGAAGGAGTGGTCCCCTATTTCTTGAAGTGTTCTAATCATAAATAAGGCGCGATATCTTCCTCTCTATTCCTCAATGTTGCAATGGCCAGTTGGAACGTATTTACAGTAATGCCGCCTTCCAAGTCGTGATTTTCATAGATTATGTTCTTGATCTCGTCGTTCGCTTTAGCTGTGTCGAGCAGTAGCTTGACCACCCTAGTTGGCGCATAGCTGGCTATGGTATCAGCAATCCACCACCCTGATCCATCACCTGTTTTCAGCTTCTCTGGATTTTCTATGCAGTACAGAAGAAGCCCGTATCCTTTCTTTTCCAGCAGATGGTAAACGGCTTGTATGTCCTCGGTATTCACTTTGTCTACAAGCCTCTGGAATTCCTGTGATTTGGCTTTAGTCGATTTTTGTATTGCCGGCACCTGCCCACCATGCAACATTATGCTTACCAAATATTTATATGCAACGTTAGGCAGACCCTCAGCGGCATTATCCAATTTTTTATTTCTCTACCGGCCTACCACACCATGCAGCTCTCAAGGCTGCATGTAGCCGCTAGTCCAGAAAGTAGTGCAAATAACATTGGTAGCTTTGCTGTTGTAGTTGTTGCTGTAGTCGTTCACGTTGCCGTAAAGCAGCCCGGCCGACGAGGTTCTACATGTCAAAGAGCGCGCTAACAAAGCGTATATCAATTTTCAGAATCGGGTTGCTTATGCTGCCGCCCGAAGAACGTATCTTATATCTTTGATTGGCTCTATAAGCAGCTGTCGTGTGTCTTCTCCGCTTTTCCTGAGCCTTTTCAAGAGCTCTTCAGCATTCTCGTCGTGGCCTACTACTCTTCTTCCCTTCACTGCCACAAACTGCCCATTATACTTTACCTTTAGCTCTTCGTAGTGATTTTCAAACCAATCTACGTTCTTCTCGAACGCCTTTAGTGCCTTTATCTTAGTTATCAACCGTTCTTGCACATTCTAAGTTATCGCTGGAAAAGTCTAAAAATATTAACTTTTATCTTCTGAACCTGCTTAACTTATTAAAGATTAATACAATATTCCCCGCTAGGTGTGTCTCGTTGATTCTGCTTCCCGAAAAGCAGAATTGGGGAGCCGGTTTTTCCGACGACAAATGGGTTGCGGAAACGATA
This window contains:
- a CDS encoding type II toxin-antitoxin system HicA family toxin, which produces MPRLVIKPAKLLAILVKYYNFKPIRQKGSHIFISNFERSTTIPMHGGDLDQGTLGAILKQAGLTKDDIRKYM
- a CDS encoding HNH endonuclease, encoding MRTGIRFDVFRRDNFTCQYCGRKPPEVELEVDHVIPRALGGSNDISNLKTACRECNRGKGKKPLNGQQLQ
- a CDS encoding DUF5678 domain-containing protein produces the protein MITKIKALKAFEKNVDWFENHYEELKVKYNGQFVAVKGRRVVGHDENAEELLKRLRKSGEDTRQLLIEPIKDIRYVLRAAA